The Streptomyces sp. NBC_00597 DNA segment CCACGGCTGGATGCACCCGCTCGGCTAGGTCTGCCGCGCACCCACCCCGCACAAGAGGTCCCCGCCGCGAGGCCGGGGCCTCTTCGTGCGTCCGGGCCCGGGTCCGCGGGCCGTCCCACCCGTACGGCGCAACCGCACGGCGCTCCCGGACCGGGCCCGCCGCGCAGTGCGACGGCCCTGCACGGCATGGCCCGCACGGCCGTTCGGCCCGGCACCGTCCCTGCACGGGCGCGGCGTCCCGCTCGTGCGCGGATGCGGGGTGCACACCGGCGTGCGAATTTGGTCGCGCCTGCCCCTCCGGCGCCGGACACCGGCCCGGGTGGCCCGGTACGCCCCTCCCACCGGGGTGAATCTCTCGTGCGCCGGCGGCTCCTGCCGGCGGAAAGGCGGATCCCCATGAAGCGGTTCGTTGCATCCGGCCTGCTCTGCGCGGCCGTGGTACTCGGCGCCTCGGCATGCTCCAGCGGCGATGACACGACGCCGCAGGAGGCAGCCTCGTCGGCCAGCGCCGCACTGTGCACCAACCTGGTCCAGTTGAAGTCGGACAACGCGGCGCTCAAGGCTCTGAATCCGGCCACGGCCACCAAGGACCAGTTGAAGTCGGCGTACGACGCCGTCCAGGCGGACTGGAAGAAGGTCAAGGAGACCACTTCGGCACTGAAGTCGGCCGAGAAGGACGCCGTCACGACGGCCGCGGAGAGCCTCAAGAAGGCCTTCGAGGACCTGCCCGGCGACACCACGGGCAAGGACGCGATGACCCAGCTCCAGCCGCAGATCCAGGCGCTGGACACCGCGGCCAACGAGGCGACCACCTCGCTGAAGTGCCGTTAGCGCTCGGCGGCGGCGCCGACGACGCGGGCCCCGGGGGGACGTCCCCCCGGGGCCCGCGTCGTGCACCGGTCCCGGCGTCCGCCGTCAGTCGACGGCGACGGCGACCTTGGCGGCGGTGTCGCTCGCGCCGGCAGGCACGACCGCGGCCGTACTCGCGGTCCGGAACGTCAGGGCCGTGTAGACCAGGCCGCCGGCCAGGCCGGACAGGACGAAGGAGCAGTCCACGCCGCCGGTCAGGGCGAGCAGGGGGCCCTCGTAGAAGGGGGTCGTCACGGCGAGCAGGCCGACTCCGGCGCCGACGGCCCAGGAGACCGTCGCGGCGACGTTCCAGCCGGCGCGGTACCAGTAGATCCCTCCCACCGAGCGGCGGTTGAAGACCTGGAGGGCGTCGGCGTCGTACTGCCCGCGGCAGCGGACGTAGCCGATCAGGGTGATCACGGCCCACGGGGTGCCGATCGCGGTCAGCAGCAGGACGAACGAGGTCATCGCGGACTGTACGTCCCACTCGAAGGAGCCGATGAAGACGAACGCGGTGGCGACGCCCGCGGCGACCAGCGTGGCTTTGGCCCGGGTGGCCCGGGGCACGATGGCGTCGAGGTCGAGGCCCATCGAGTAGAGCATCAGCCCGGCGTTGCCCACCGAGCCGGCCGCGGCGGCGGCGAGCAGCGGGACCAGGTACCAGAACGGCGCGGCGTCGACGAGCGGTCCGGCGTAGTCGGCGCCGGCCTTGGCGGCGAGCGCGGTGTAGGTGCCGAACAGCTGCGGGATCAGCAGACCGATCAGCAGGCCGAACCCGGTGGCCCAGAACACCTTGCGGGAGCCGTGCTTGCGGGGGGAGATGTAGCGGGTGTAGTCGCCGAGCAGGGTGATGAAGGCGACGGGGCCGCTGAGCCCGGCGGCGACGGCGGCGAGCAGCCAGGTCGGCCAGAAGGAGCCGAGCAGGTACGAGGTGTCCGGCGGGGCGGCGGTGGTGAAGTCGGGGGCGTACGCGTAGACGCCCACGGCGAGCAGGACCACCATGCCGATGGACAGGACCTTGCTCAGGCGGAGCAGCAGCCGGTAGCCGAAGACCGCCCCGACCACGGTGAAGGCCGCGAGTACGCCGTACATCACGGCCCGCGTGACACCGGTGTCCGGCAGCCCCAGGAGCCGGGACAGGGCGCCGACCATCACGTCGCCGCCGATCCACAGGGTGAGCGCGGTGTAGCCGAGGGCGAGCAGCAGGCCGACGACCGAGCCGACGAGCCGGCCGCGCACGCCGAACTGGGCGCCGCTGGAGGTGGAGAGGTTGGTCGCCGTGCGCAGGGACACCAGCGCCAGCGGCGCGGTGAAGGCGATGCCGACCAGCGTGCCGGTCACGATGGCGGTGACCGAGGGCCACAGGCCCAGTCCGAAGGACGGGGGCAGCCAGCCGAACACGATGACCCCGAGGCAGAGGTTCGAGCCGAGCAGGATCGAGATCAGGTCACGGGGACCGCTCGTCCGCTCCTCCTCCGGGATGGTGTCGACTCCGCGCTGTTCGATGGGCATGGGGGGACTCCCTTGGCAGGGCGGGGGGTGGTTCGCATTTGTTTGAGCGACACTCAATGTGACCTAACCCCTGGTCCCAGGTCAATGCTTCATTGCAGGGAAATGAAGAGTTAGAGTGATGCTCTAACCCATCGACTCAAAAGGTGGTGGATCGGCGTGCGGCTGACCCCTACGGAGCGCGACCGGCTGCTGCTGCGCAGCGCCGCGGAACTGGCCAGGGCCCGGCGGTCCCGCGGACTGAGGCTCAACGTCCCGGAGGCCACCGCGCTGATCGCGGACACGGTCTGCGAGGCCGCGCGCGACGGCAAGCGGCTGGCGGAGGCCATCGAGGAGGCCCGCAGCGTGTTGGGCCCCGGCGATGTGCTGCCCGGCGTCGCCGACGTGGTCACCGAGGTGCACGTGGAGGCCGTCTTCGACGACGGCTCCCGCCTCGCGGTGGTCTCGGCGCCGATCCAGGGCGCGGTGCGGCTCGGCGACGACGCCCCCGGGGCGGTCGTACCCGGCCCCGGCGCCCCCCAGCCGGAGCCGGCGTTGCACGTGCACGTGCGCAACACGGCCTCCGTGCCGGTGAGCGTCACCTCCCACTTCCACTTCTTCGAGGCCAACCCCCGCCTCGACTTCGACCGGGCCGCGGCCTACGGCATGCGGCTGTGCGTGCCGGCGGGCTCGTCCGTGCGGTTCGACCCCGGCGGGGAAACCGAGGTCGGTCTGGTCCCCATCGGCGGAGACCGGATCGCCGTCGGCTTCGCCGGACTCGTGGACGGCCCGCTCGACGCGCCCGGCGCCAAGTCGCTCGCGCTGGCGAGGGCGGCGGCCTGCGGCTACCAGGGCGCGCAAGCCGACCAGGAAGCGGACCAGGACGCGGAACACGAGGACGGAGAGCAGGCGTGAGCAGGCAGACCAGGCACAGCGACCACTGTGCGCCGGGCAGCCGGCACATCGACCCCCGCGAGTACGCCGCCGTCTTCGGCCCCCGCGCCGGGGACCGGGTCCGGCTCGCAGACTCCGGGCTCACCGTCCGGGTCGAGCACGACGCCCAGAAGCCCGGCGACGAGTTCCTGGCCGGCTTCGGCAAGACCGCCCGCGACGGACTGCACCTGAAGGCCGCAGCCGTCCGCGAGACCTGCGACGTCGTGATCAGCAACGTCCTCGTCATCGATGCCGTCCTCGGCATCCGCAAGGTCTCCATCGGCATCCGTGAGGGCCGCATCCACGCGATCGGCCGGGCCGGTAACCCGGACACCCTCGACGGGGTCGACGTCGTCGTCGGCACCGGAACGAGCATCGTCTCCGGCGAGGGCCTGATCGCCACCGCCGGCGCCGTCGACACCCATGTCCACCTGTTGTCCCCGCGCGTCATGGAAGCCTCGCTCGCCGCGGGCGTCACCACGATCATCGGCCAGGAGTTCGGCCCGGTCTGGGGCGTCGGGGTCAACTCCCCGTGGGCGCTGAAGCACGCCTTCAACGCGTTCGACGCCTGGCCCGTGAACATCGGCTTCCTCGCCCGCGGCTCTTCCTCGGACGCGGCGCCGCTGGTGGAGGCGCTGGCCGAGGGCGGCGCGTCCGGGTTCAAGGTCCACGAGGACATGGGCGCGCACACCCGCGCCCTGGACACCGCCCTGCGGGTGGCCGAGGAGCACGACGTACAGGTCGCCCTGCACAGCGACGGCCTGAACGAGTGCCTGTCCGTCGAGGACACCCTGCGCGTCCTGGACGGGCGGACCATCCACGCCTTCCACATCGAGGGCTGCGGCGGCGGACACGTCCCCAACGTCCTGAAGATGGCCGGCGTGCCGAACGTCATCGGCTCCTCCACCAACCCCACCCTCCCCTTCGGCCGGGACGCGGTCGCCGAGCACTACGGCATGATCGTCTCCGTCCACGACCTCAAGCCGGACCTGCCCGGCGACGCGGCCATGGCCCGCGACCGGATCCGCGCGGGCACGATGGGCGCCGAGGACGTCCTGCACGACCTGGGCGCGATCGGCATCACCTCCTCCGACGCCCAGGGCATGGGGCGGGCCGGCGAGACCATCCGCCGCACCTTCGCCATGGCCGCCAAGATGAAGGGCGAGCTCGGCCCCCTGGAGGGTGACGGCGAGGGCGACGACAACGCCCGCGTCCTGCGCTACATGGCCAAGCTGACGATCAACCCGGCCATCGCCCACGGCCTGGCCCACGAGATCGGCTCCATCGAGGTCGGCAAGCTCGCCGACATCGTGCTGTGGCGCCCCCAGTTCTTCGGCGCCAAGCCGCAGCTGGTCCTCAAGTCCGGCTTCCCCGCCTACGGGGTCACCGGCGACCCCAATGCGGCCACCGACACCTGCGAACCGTTGGTCCTCGGCCCGCAGTTCGGCTCCTACGGGGCCACCGCCGCCGACATCTCCGTCGCCTTCGTCTCGGCCGCCGCGGCGGCCCTGGGCAGCGACGAGATGCCGACCCGCCGCCGCCGGGTCGCCGTCCGCGGGACCCGCGGCATCGGCCCGGGCAACCTCCTCCTGAACTCCCGGGTGGGCGCGGTCGATGTGGACGCCCGCAGCGGCCTCGTCACCCTCGACGGTGATCCGCTGCGCTCCGAAGCGGCCGACTCGGTCTCCCTCAACCGCCTGTACTTCTTGTAACGCCCGTACATCTTGTTGGCGCACAGCTCCTAAGGACCCCTGCCATGACTGCAAAGCCCGCCGCCCACGGATTCCGGATGCCCGCCGAGTGGATGCCGCACGAGCGCACCTGGATGGCTTGGCCGAGCCCCAACCCGACCTTCACCAACGCGCAGGAGCTCGCCGAGGCCCGCGAGGCCTGGGGCGCCGTCGCCCGCGCGGTGCGCGCGTACGAGCCGGTGACCCTGGTCGTCTCGCCCGGTGACGCCGAGAGCGCCCGCGGACACGTCGGCGACGACGTAGAGCTGGTGGAGCGCGAGCTCGACGACGCCTGGATGCGCGACATCGGTCCGACCTTCGTCACCAACGAGGCCGGCGAGCTGGCCGCCGTGGACTGGACCTTCAACGGCTGGGGCGCCCAGGAGTGGGCCCGCTGGGAGCACGACTCCAAGGTCGCCCGGCACGTCTCGGACCTCGCCGGCACCCGTACGTACAGCACCCCGCTCGTCAACGAGGGCGGCGCCATCCACGTCGACGGCGAGGGCACCGTGCTCCTCACCGACACCGTGCAGCTGGGCGCCGGGCGCAACCCCGACTGGACGCGCCAGCAGGTCGAGGAGGAGGTCCACGCCCACCTCGGCACCACCAAGGCGATCTGGCTGCCCTACGGTCTGGCCGGCGACTACGGCACCTACGGCACGCAGGGCCACGTGGACATCGTGGCCGCCTTCGCCCGCCCCGGCGTGGTGATGGTCCACGCGCAGCCCGACCCCGCCCACCCGGACCACGAGCGCTGCAAGACCATCGCCGCCATCCTGCGCGCGTCCACCGACGCACAGGGCCGCCAGCTCCAGGTCGTGGAGATCCCGGCGCCGACGGTGCTGGAGGAGGACGGGGAGTGGGTGGACTACTCCTACATCAACCACTACCTGTGCAACGGCGGCGTCGTGCTGTGCTCCTTCGACGACCCGCGCGACGAGGAGGCCGCCGAGATCTTCCGCGGCCTGTTCCCCGAGCGGACCGTGACCCTCGTTGACGCACGTACGATTTTCGCCGGGGGTGGCGGTATCCACTGCATCACCCAGCAGCAGCCGAAGGTCTGACCCGAGGCGGATCGACGAAGGAGTGGCCCATGGCGGCGGGTGGAGTGCGCGCGGTGCGGAAGAACGCGCCGCCGCGCGAGGACGTACTCGTCGCCGCCATGGCCACGATCGCCGAGCGCGGCCTGGAGGGCCTGACCATGGCCGGCCTGGGCCGTCAGGTCGGCATGAGCAGCGGCCACCTCCTCTACTACTTCGGCAGCAAGGACGAGCTCCTGCTGCAGACGCTGGAGTGGAGCGAGGCGGCCCTGGGCGCGAAGCGGCGGGCCCTGCTGTCCCGCCGCGGACCGGCGCGCGAGCGGCTCCAGGCGTACGTGGACCTGTACGTGCCCGAGGGGGCCCGGGATCCGCACTGGACCCTGTGGCTGGAGGTCTGGAACCGCTCGCAGAACGCGGGCCCGCAGGAACGCGAACGCCAGGCCGCCATCGAGGGCGCCTGGCACCGCGACCTGGTGGCCCTGCTCGCCGAGGGCATCTCGCGCGGGGAGTTCCGGCCCGTGGACCCGGACCGCTTCGGCGCCCGGCTGCGGGCACTGCTCGACGGGTTCAGCATCCAGGTCGCCGTCGGTCTGCCCGGCATAGGGCGGGCGGACATCCTGGCCCACGTCTCGGAATTCCTCGATGAGGCTCTCGTATCGTGAGACGCACCGCTCTTGCGGTGAGACGGTGTGGCACACTGCGGACGTGCCTGCTCAGCTCATGATTATGGACAGCAGCGCGCCGGTCCGCAGTGACCGCTGAACCGTGGAAGAACTTCGCGGCAGCGGCCATCGTGCCCCAGACCCGCGCGCAGACCTCTCGCACCCGCGAGGGGTCTTTTCGTTTCCCGGCTCCATTCCTGCTGGGGACCGCGCGCGATGATGGGGGCAGTGGATCCCGGGCATCCGGAACCACTCATCCGACAGGAGTCAGATCAGCATGACGACGACACCAGAGGCGACAGGGGCAGCAGCGGTCCTCGACGACAGCTTCCACGTCTTCGACACCACCCTGCGCGACGGCGCCCAGCGTGAGGGCATCAACCTCACCGTCGCCGACAAGCTGACGATCGCCCGGCACCTGGACGACTTCGGAGTGGGCTTCATCGAGGGCGGCTGGCCCGGCGCCAACCCCCGCGACACCGAGTTCTTCGCCCGGGCCGGCGCCGAGATCGACTTCAAGCACGCCCAGCTGGTCGCCTTCGGCGCGACCCGGCGGGCGGGCGGCTCGGCCGCCGAGGACCCGCAGGTGCGGGCCCTGCTGGAGTCGGGCGCGCCGGTGATCACCCTGGTCGCCAAGTCCCACGACCGGCACGTCGAACTCGCCCTGCGCACCACGCTGGACGAGAACCTGGAGATGGTCCGCGACACGGTCTCCCACCTGGTCGCCCAGGGCCGCCGCGTCTTCGTCGACTGCGAGCACTTCTTCGACGGGTACCGGGCCAACGCCGAGTACGCGAAGTCGGTCGTGCGCACCGCCCACGAGGCCGGCGCCGACGTGGTCATCCTCTGCGACACGAACGGTGGCATGCTGCCCGCCCAGGTCACCGCGGTGGTCGCGACCGTGCTCGCCGACACCGGCGCGCGCCTGGGCATCCACGCCCAGGACGACACCGGCTGCGCCGTCGCCAACACCCTGGCCGCCGTCGACGCGGGCGCCACGCACGTCCAGTGCACCGCGAACGGCTACGGCGAGCGCGT contains these protein-coding regions:
- a CDS encoding TetR/AcrR family transcriptional regulator, which gives rise to MAAGGVRAVRKNAPPREDVLVAAMATIAERGLEGLTMAGLGRQVGMSSGHLLYYFGSKDELLLQTLEWSEAALGAKRRALLSRRGPARERLQAYVDLYVPEGARDPHWTLWLEVWNRSQNAGPQERERQAAIEGAWHRDLVALLAEGISRGEFRPVDPDRFGARLRALLDGFSIQVAVGLPGIGRADILAHVSEFLDEALVS
- a CDS encoding agmatine deiminase family protein — translated: MTAKPAAHGFRMPAEWMPHERTWMAWPSPNPTFTNAQELAEAREAWGAVARAVRAYEPVTLVVSPGDAESARGHVGDDVELVERELDDAWMRDIGPTFVTNEAGELAAVDWTFNGWGAQEWARWEHDSKVARHVSDLAGTRTYSTPLVNEGGAIHVDGEGTVLLTDTVQLGAGRNPDWTRQQVEEEVHAHLGTTKAIWLPYGLAGDYGTYGTQGHVDIVAAFARPGVVMVHAQPDPAHPDHERCKTIAAILRASTDAQGRQLQVVEIPAPTVLEEDGEWVDYSYINHYLCNGGVVLCSFDDPRDEEAAEIFRGLFPERTVTLVDARTIFAGGGGIHCITQQQPKV
- a CDS encoding cytosine permease, coding for MPIEQRGVDTIPEEERTSGPRDLISILLGSNLCLGVIVFGWLPPSFGLGLWPSVTAIVTGTLVGIAFTAPLALVSLRTATNLSTSSGAQFGVRGRLVGSVVGLLLALGYTALTLWIGGDVMVGALSRLLGLPDTGVTRAVMYGVLAAFTVVGAVFGYRLLLRLSKVLSIGMVVLLAVGVYAYAPDFTTAAPPDTSYLLGSFWPTWLLAAVAAGLSGPVAFITLLGDYTRYISPRKHGSRKVFWATGFGLLIGLLIPQLFGTYTALAAKAGADYAGPLVDAAPFWYLVPLLAAAAAGSVGNAGLMLYSMGLDLDAIVPRATRAKATLVAAGVATAFVFIGSFEWDVQSAMTSFVLLLTAIGTPWAVITLIGYVRCRGQYDADALQVFNRRSVGGIYWYRAGWNVAATVSWAVGAGVGLLAVTTPFYEGPLLALTGGVDCSFVLSGLAGGLVYTALTFRTASTAAVVPAGASDTAAKVAVAVD
- the ureA gene encoding urease subunit gamma, with the protein product MRLTPTERDRLLLRSAAELARARRSRGLRLNVPEATALIADTVCEAARDGKRLAEAIEEARSVLGPGDVLPGVADVVTEVHVEAVFDDGSRLAVVSAPIQGAVRLGDDAPGAVVPGPGAPQPEPALHVHVRNTASVPVSVTSHFHFFEANPRLDFDRAAAYGMRLCVPAGSSVRFDPGGETEVGLVPIGGDRIAVGFAGLVDGPLDAPGAKSLALARAAACGYQGAQADQEADQDAEHEDGEQA
- a CDS encoding urease subunit alpha, which gives rise to MSRQTRHSDHCAPGSRHIDPREYAAVFGPRAGDRVRLADSGLTVRVEHDAQKPGDEFLAGFGKTARDGLHLKAAAVRETCDVVISNVLVIDAVLGIRKVSIGIREGRIHAIGRAGNPDTLDGVDVVVGTGTSIVSGEGLIATAGAVDTHVHLLSPRVMEASLAAGVTTIIGQEFGPVWGVGVNSPWALKHAFNAFDAWPVNIGFLARGSSSDAAPLVEALAEGGASGFKVHEDMGAHTRALDTALRVAEEHDVQVALHSDGLNECLSVEDTLRVLDGRTIHAFHIEGCGGGHVPNVLKMAGVPNVIGSSTNPTLPFGRDAVAEHYGMIVSVHDLKPDLPGDAAMARDRIRAGTMGAEDVLHDLGAIGITSSDAQGMGRAGETIRRTFAMAAKMKGELGPLEGDGEGDDNARVLRYMAKLTINPAIAHGLAHEIGSIEVGKLADIVLWRPQFFGAKPQLVLKSGFPAYGVTGDPNAATDTCEPLVLGPQFGSYGATAADISVAFVSAAAAALGSDEMPTRRRRVAVRGTRGIGPGNLLLNSRVGAVDVDARSGLVTLDGDPLRSEAADSVSLNRLYFL